A genomic window from Xyrauchen texanus isolate HMW12.3.18 chromosome 15, RBS_HiC_50CHRs, whole genome shotgun sequence includes:
- the gem gene encoding GTP-binding protein GEM: MTLLASMRRHSLGVQHHLHRWSICGTDGRQLLSGGFTTSDIGKVSRSSSFSSSTESCLSSSSDSAVSSESATPSSIGPFTVVLIGDNGVGKSALASIFAGASDSMGSECELYGGEIFEQTMMVDGERATVTLLDTWDSQDEGSWTQERCLQTGDAFIIVYSITDRSSFLRASELRIQLRRERQADHTPIILVGNKCDLVRCREVSISDGRACAVVFDCKFIETSAAMQHNVWPLFQGIIRQLRLRRDSVETITRRRALYKRQESLSKKAKRFIDKIVAKKNKQAAFKLKSKSCHDLSVM; the protein is encoded by the exons ATGACCCTACTTGCGAGTATGCGGCGCCACAGTTTAGGCGTGCAGCATCACTTGCACAGGTGGAGCATCTGCGGGACGGATGGACGGCAGCTTCTGAGCGGTGGTTTCACGACCTCCGACATCGGTAAGGTGTCCCGTTCCAGTTCATTCTCGAGCTCCACAGAGAGCTGCTTGTCGTCCTCTTCCGACTCTGCTGTCTCATCCGAATCTGCGACTCCCAGTTCGATCGGACCCTTCACGGTTGTCCTGATCGGAGACAACGGCGTCGGGAAGTCAGCGCTCGCAAGTATATTCGCTGGAGCATCAGACAGTATGGGCAGCGAATGCGAGTTATATGGAG GTGAAATATTTGAGCAGACTATGATGGTAGATGGTGAAAGGGCCACAGTTACCCTGCTCGACACTTGGGATTCACAG GATGAGGGCAGCTGGACGCAGGAGCGTTGTCTGCAGACAGGAGATGCTTTCATCATAGTCTATTCCATAACGGATCGATCGAGTTTCCTTCGTGCGTCCGAGCTCCGTATTCAGTTGCGGCGAGAGCGCCAGGCTGACCACACTCCCATCATCCTCGTTGGCAATAAATGTGACCTGGTCCGTTGCCGAGAAGTGTCCATTAGTG ATGGTCGTGCATGTGCTGTCGTGTTTGACTGTAAGTTTATTGAGACATCAGCAGCGATGCAACACAATGTCTGGCCGCTGTTTCAAGGTATCATCCGCCAGCTTCGTCTGCGAAGAGACAGCGTGGAGACCATCACCAGACGCCGTGCTCTTTATAAGAGGCAGGAGAGTTTATCCAAAAAAGCAAAGCGTTTCATTGACAAAATCGTTGCCAAGAAGAACAAGCAAGCAGCCTTTAAACTCAAGTCCAAATCATGTCATGACCTGTCTGTAATGTAG